Proteins encoded by one window of Lycium barbarum isolate Lr01 chromosome 11, ASM1917538v2, whole genome shotgun sequence:
- the LOC132618158 gene encoding uncharacterized protein LOC132618158 — protein sequence MGSSNYLAWACSVELWCKGQGVQDHLTQKAIVVDEKEKVSDKAQWVKVDAQLCSLPWRSIDPKLMPLFRCFQTCYSVWEKARALYTNDISRFYDVISWMTNLKKHESDMSTYLGQVQAVLEEFEQLMPVTTNVKEQQEQRQMLFLVLTVIGLPIDLDSVRD from the coding sequence ATGGGAAGTTCAAACTATTTAGCTTGGGCTTGCTCGGTTGAGTTGTGGTGCAAGGGTCAAGGTGTTCAGGATCACTTAACGCAAAAGGCTATTGTGGTTGACGAAAAGGAAAAGGTTAGTGACAAAGCACAGTGGGTGAAGGTTGACGCTCAATTATGTAGCCTTCCGTGGCGATCTATTGATCCCAAGTTGATGCCCTTGTTTCGTTGCTTCCAGACATGTTATTCAGTTTGGGAAAAGGCTCGCGCTTTATACACTAATGACATATCTCGATTTTATGATGTGATATCTTGGATGACCAACTTAAAGAAACATGAATCAGATATGTCTACTTACTTGGGACAGGTACAGGCAGTCTTGGAGGAATTTGAGCAGTTGATGCCAGTCACTACGAACGTCAAAGAACAACAGGAGCAAAGACAGATGTTGTTTCTAGTTCTTACAGTTATTGGACTTCCTATTGACCTTGATTCGGTGCGTGATTAG